In the Cloacibacillus sp. genome, one interval contains:
- a CDS encoding MalY/PatB family protein, protein MKYDFNKYMDRRGTDCEKWDGLKDDFGRDDLLAMWVADMDFPAPPEVLAAIHKKVDEGALGYPMIPDSLRDAIRAWEREHYGWEFGREALSWAPGVVAGLSFAVMGLTKPGDQIIIQTPVYMPFYCTVREAGRIIVKNPLIYENGRYTMNFDELEKLVTPTCRTLILCSPHNPVVRVWSREELERLADIAIRKNMIIIADEIHQDLVYSDAKHICIGSLPGMAERTVTFIAPSKTFNIAGMKASVAIIPDELLRGIYVSVLERFHLNSINILGITAMEAAYGKCGEWHKELMAHLEGNRDYMEAFVKERMPKARMDHPEGTYIFWIDFRGYGFNDETLTDFLVNEAKVALDPGTWFGVEGDGFARLNIGTTRAMLKEGLERIAGALDKRENEKIG, encoded by the coding sequence ATGAAATACGATTTTAATAAATATATGGACAGAAGGGGTACCGACTGCGAAAAGTGGGACGGCCTCAAGGACGACTTCGGCCGCGACGACCTGCTTGCGATGTGGGTCGCCGATATGGACTTCCCCGCGCCGCCCGAGGTGTTGGCGGCGATACATAAGAAGGTCGACGAGGGCGCTCTCGGTTACCCGATGATCCCCGACTCGCTGCGCGACGCGATCCGCGCCTGGGAGCGTGAGCACTACGGCTGGGAGTTCGGCCGTGAGGCGCTGAGCTGGGCCCCCGGCGTCGTCGCTGGACTGTCGTTCGCGGTAATGGGTCTCACCAAACCCGGCGACCAGATAATAATCCAGACGCCGGTCTACATGCCTTTCTACTGTACTGTCCGCGAAGCGGGGCGCATCATCGTCAAGAACCCGCTCATTTATGAAAACGGCCGCTATACGATGAACTTCGACGAACTTGAAAAGCTCGTCACCCCGACCTGCCGCACGCTGATCCTCTGCAGCCCGCATAACCCCGTGGTGAGAGTCTGGAGCCGCGAGGAGCTCGAAAGGCTCGCCGACATCGCGATACGCAAAAATATGATCATCATCGCCGACGAAATACACCAGGACCTCGTCTACAGCGACGCGAAGCACATCTGCATCGGTTCGCTGCCGGGCATGGCCGAACGCACAGTCACCTTCATCGCTCCGAGCAAGACCTTCAACATCGCGGGGATGAAGGCCTCCGTCGCGATCATCCCCGACGAACTTCTGCGCGGGATATACGTCTCGGTCCTCGAGAGGTTCCATCTCAACTCGATAAACATCCTCGGCATCACCGCCATGGAGGCCGCCTACGGCAAATGCGGCGAGTGGCACAAAGAGCTGATGGCCCACCTCGAAGGCAACCGCGATTACATGGAGGCCTTTGTCAAAGAACGGATGCCGAAGGCGCGCATGGACCACCCGGAGGGCACCTACATCTTCTGGATAGACTTCCGCGGTTACGGCTTCAACGACGAGACCCTGACGGACTTCCTCGTCAACGAGGCTAAGGTGGCGCTTGACCCCGGCACCTGGTTCGGCGTCGAGGGCGACGGCTTCGCGCGGCTCAACATCGGCACGACGCGCGCCATGCTCAAAGAGGGGCTGGAGCGTATCGCCGGCGCGCTCGACAAAAGAGAAAACGAAAAAATAGGATAA
- the pepF gene encoding oligoendopeptidase F → MSIKNTSAETPACSPIKKTSNLHRSEQAAELELGRGAVLPERAAMPADYKWRLEDIYPSQERWEEAFAELRARLPEIASYKGTLAESPARMAKFFALRDELSIILGKLFVYANMKSHEDTADSKYQGPANRVSALSVEFSACASYVTPEILDMPQERLEEFAKSPELADYAFSLRELLRQRAHVLSEAEELIIARAGDMAGVADNAFSMLTNADMEFPPIRDEKGEKVEMSEERAVSYLRSPKRSVRKAAFESLYTPYAAMKNTLGATFDGMLKTSKFYAECRRYESPLAEALDANNIPISVYDSLVDTLEGSLAPMYRYMELRKRILKVKELHMYDLYVPLVTDPFKEITWSEAKEMMFRYLAPLGEEYLAQVRAGLGEGWADVFPNRGKRSGAYSWGTYGTHPYIFMNYTNNLNDVMTLVHEMGHSMHSFYSRRSQPYSTADYCIFTAEVASTTNEVLFLSGLLSETEKKKRRLYLLNRRLENIRTTVYRQTMFASFEREAHLRAANGGDTTPEGLKQLWYELNRKYYGEMIVIDEPLKMEWARIPHFYSPFYIYQYATGFSAATALAQAILEEGAPATERYLNFLTKGGSDYPIELLKGAGVDMSTPEPVKAVVKQFEETLDEMEALL, encoded by the coding sequence ATGTCTATAAAAAATACATCGGCAGAGACGCCAGCGTGTTCGCCCATTAAGAAAACTTCTAATCTTCACCGGAGCGAACAGGCGGCGGAGCTGGAGCTGGGACGCGGCGCGGTGCTGCCGGAGCGCGCCGCCATGCCCGCGGATTATAAGTGGCGGCTGGAGGATATCTACCCCTCGCAAGAGAGATGGGAAGAGGCGTTCGCGGAGCTTAGGGCGCGCCTGCCGGAGATCGCCTCCTACAAGGGGACGCTCGCCGAGTCGCCGGCGCGGATGGCGAAGTTCTTCGCGCTGCGCGACGAACTCTCGATAATCCTCGGCAAACTCTTTGTCTATGCGAACATGAAGAGCCACGAAGATACCGCCGATTCTAAATACCAGGGACCGGCGAACCGTGTCTCCGCCCTTTCGGTGGAGTTCTCCGCCTGCGCAAGCTACGTCACGCCGGAGATCCTTGATATGCCGCAGGAGCGCCTCGAAGAGTTCGCGAAGTCGCCGGAGCTCGCCGATTATGCCTTCTCTCTGCGCGAACTGCTGCGACAGCGCGCCCACGTCCTCTCGGAGGCCGAGGAGCTGATAATCGCCCGCGCCGGCGATATGGCCGGAGTGGCGGACAACGCCTTCTCAATGCTGACGAACGCCGACATGGAGTTCCCGCCGATACGCGATGAGAAAGGCGAAAAGGTCGAGATGTCGGAGGAACGCGCCGTCTCCTACCTGCGTTCGCCCAAACGCTCGGTCCGCAAGGCGGCTTTTGAATCGCTCTACACTCCCTACGCCGCGATGAAGAACACCCTCGGCGCGACCTTCGACGGCATGCTCAAGACCTCGAAGTTCTACGCCGAGTGCCGCAGGTATGAATCGCCGCTCGCGGAGGCGCTCGATGCCAACAATATCCCCATCTCGGTCTACGACAGCCTTGTGGACACGCTCGAGGGCAGCCTCGCGCCGATGTACCGCTACATGGAGCTGCGCAAACGGATACTGAAGGTCAAGGAGCTCCATATGTACGACCTCTATGTACCCCTCGTCACCGATCCCTTTAAGGAAATCACCTGGAGCGAGGCGAAGGAGATGATGTTCCGCTACCTCGCGCCGCTCGGCGAAGAATATCTCGCGCAGGTACGCGCGGGGCTCGGCGAGGGCTGGGCGGATGTCTTTCCCAACCGCGGCAAGCGCAGCGGCGCCTATTCGTGGGGCACCTACGGCACCCATCCCTATATATTCATGAACTATACAAACAATCTCAACGACGTGATGACCCTCGTCCATGAGATGGGCCATTCCATGCACAGCTTCTACTCGCGCCGCAGCCAGCCCTACTCGACCGCAGACTACTGCATCTTCACCGCCGAGGTGGCCTCGACGACGAACGAAGTGCTCTTCCTCTCCGGACTGCTCTCCGAGACGGAAAAGAAGAAGCGCCGTCTCTACCTACTGAACCGCCGCCTTGAAAATATCCGCACGACGGTCTACCGCCAGACGATGTTCGCCTCTTTTGAGCGCGAGGCGCACCTGCGCGCGGCAAACGGCGGCGACACGACGCCCGAGGGGCTAAAGCAGCTGTGGTATGAGCTCAACAGGAAATACTACGGAGAAATGATCGTCATCGACGAACCGCTGAAGATGGAATGGGCGAGGATACCTCATTTCTACAGCCCCTTCTACATCTATCAGTACGCCACCGGCTTCTCGGCGGCGACCGCGCTCGCGCAGGCCATCCTCGAGGAGGGCGCGCCCGCGACGGAGAGATATCTGAACTTCCTCACAAAGGGCGGCTCCGACTACCCCATCGAACTGCTTAAAGGCGCGGGAGTGGATATGAGCACGCCCGAGCCCGTCAAAGCGGTCGTAAAACAGTTTGAAGAGACCCTCGACGAGATGGAGGCGCTTCTCTAA
- a CDS encoding MBL fold metallo-hydrolase, giving the protein MRSYGRGIYGIDAHYESEGMAAIYLLVSEGRAAIIETAHNASLPHLLAALKALGVKRENIDYICVTHVHLDHAGGAGSYMREFPQAKLVVHPRGARHMVSPEKLVEGVKAVYGAAETERIYGEIIPVAEERVIAPEDGRELKFGEMTLVCYDAPGHAKHHMIFFEKSTRSLFAGDAFGISYRWMKGADGRWAFPTASPVQFDPAAMTATTEKIVALAPEQIFITHFGELTNVRKNAALLTEGVKKYVEITEAAAGDKTKIKAGLAKLYGEITEKEGTTLPSATIEESLRVDLELNAQGLSCWYSNSRKK; this is encoded by the coding sequence ATGCGCAGCTACGGCAGAGGTATATACGGCATCGACGCACACTACGAGAGCGAGGGGATGGCGGCGATCTATCTGCTGGTCTCCGAGGGGCGCGCGGCCATAATCGAAACGGCGCATAACGCCTCGCTGCCGCATCTGCTCGCGGCCCTCAAGGCTCTCGGTGTGAAGCGTGAAAATATCGATTATATCTGCGTCACCCACGTCCACCTCGACCACGCGGGAGGCGCCGGCAGCTACATGCGGGAGTTCCCGCAGGCGAAACTCGTCGTCCACCCGCGCGGCGCGCGCCACATGGTATCCCCCGAAAAGCTCGTCGAGGGCGTCAAGGCGGTCTACGGCGCGGCGGAGACGGAACGTATCTACGGCGAGATAATCCCCGTGGCGGAGGAGCGCGTCATCGCGCCGGAGGATGGGCGCGAGCTCAAATTCGGGGAGATGACGCTCGTCTGTTACGACGCGCCGGGTCACGCGAAGCACCACATGATATTCTTTGAAAAGAGCACCCGGTCGCTCTTCGCGGGAGACGCCTTCGGCATCTCATACCGCTGGATGAAAGGCGCGGACGGCCGCTGGGCCTTCCCCACCGCCTCCCCCGTCCAGTTTGATCCCGCGGCGATGACCGCGACGACGGAAAAGATAGTCGCGCTCGCGCCGGAACAGATATTCATCACACACTTCGGCGAGCTGACGAACGTGCGTAAAAACGCGGCGCTGCTGACCGAGGGAGTAAAGAAATATGTCGAAATAACGGAGGCCGCGGCCGGCGACAAGACAAAGATAAAGGCCGGGCTGGCAAAACTTTATGGAGAGATCACGGAGAAAGAGGGTACGACGCTGCCCTCCGCGACGATCGAAGAGTCGCTGCGCGTCGATCTCGAGCTCAACGCGCAGGGCTTATCCTGCTGGTACTCAAACAGCCGCAAAAAGTAA
- a CDS encoding SGNH/GDSL hydrolase family protein: MKSILCFGDSNTYGYIAGGLGRYGFDVRWPGRLERLLGPGWRVVEEGLCGRTTVFREPARPGGAGIDYISPCVASHRPLDFVVLMLGTNDCKAEFHASAKEITAGLRRIVDVVKAETSGAAKILIISPASLGEGVCGGSDFGFDARSYHVSLELADRFAALAEERACLFLDAARIITTSGVDSVHFDERAHDLLARAVAGIVLKEC; encoded by the coding sequence ATGAAGAGCATTCTATGTTTTGGCGATTCGAATACTTACGGTTATATCGCGGGCGGTCTGGGACGTTACGGCTTTGACGTGCGCTGGCCGGGACGGCTGGAGCGGCTGCTCGGCCCCGGGTGGCGCGTCGTTGAGGAGGGGTTGTGCGGACGCACCACCGTCTTTCGTGAACCGGCGCGGCCCGGCGGAGCGGGGATAGATTACATCTCACCCTGCGTCGCCTCGCACCGTCCCCTTGATTTTGTCGTTCTGATGCTTGGCACCAACGACTGTAAGGCTGAGTTTCACGCCTCCGCGAAAGAGATAACGGCGGGGCTACGCAGGATCGTCGATGTCGTGAAGGCCGAGACCTCCGGTGCGGCGAAGATCCTCATAATCTCGCCGGCGTCTTTGGGCGAGGGTGTCTGCGGCGGCAGTGATTTTGGTTTTGACGCCCGCTCGTACCATGTCAGCCTTGAACTTGCGGATAGGTTCGCGGCGCTCGCCGAGGAGAGGGCGTGCCTGTTTCTTGATGCGGCGCGGATCATTACGACAAGCGGCGTTGATTCCGTCCATTTTGACGAGAGGGCGCATGATTTGCTTGCGCGCGCGGTGGCGGGAATAGTCCTGAAAGAATGTTGA
- a CDS encoding AAA family ATPase produces MKGKLPPLCAKYGRELNGRTSGVDQILEDYAALDRIAVALASEEQNNVALTSPAGCGKTTTVRKLAALIEEGRYRRLAGRRVVELNIDLINQDRKKRDLRFKHILDEAEYYNIIIYVDEAHRLSENSGPSNLLNTLKPYITSGGLSMLISTTSEEFRLYIARDRAMERRFQSVELKEPERGRLLEILERVARVRYPRTDITKEAIAETARLAALCAPERSEPARSLELLHYEVSAAQINLPPEEYAEKITEEDARRAAALKMDGYQERD; encoded by the coding sequence ATGAAGGGGAAATTACCGCCGCTCTGCGCGAAATATGGGCGTGAACTTAACGGCCGGACCAGCGGCGTCGATCAGATACTGGAGGATTACGCCGCGCTGGACCGCATCGCCGTCGCTCTCGCCTCCGAAGAGCAGAACAATGTCGCGCTCACCAGCCCCGCGGGCTGCGGCAAGACGACGACCGTACGCAAGCTCGCGGCGCTCATCGAAGAGGGCCGCTACCGGCGGCTCGCGGGACGGCGCGTCGTCGAACTCAACATCGACCTGATAAACCAGGACCGCAAAAAGAGAGACCTCCGCTTCAAGCACATCCTTGACGAGGCCGAATACTACAACATCATCATCTACGTCGACGAAGCCCACCGCCTGAGCGAAAACTCCGGCCCCTCGAACCTGCTCAACACGCTGAAGCCATATATCACCAGCGGCGGGCTCAGCATGCTCATCTCGACGACCTCCGAAGAGTTCCGGCTCTATATCGCCCGCGACCGCGCGATGGAGCGCCGCTTCCAGTCCGTAGAGCTGAAAGAGCCAGAGCGCGGGCGGCTGCTGGAGATACTTGAACGCGTGGCGCGCGTGCGTTACCCGCGGACCGACATCACCAAAGAGGCGATCGCGGAGACGGCGAGGCTCGCCGCGCTCTGCGCGCCGGAACGTTCCGAGCCGGCGCGTTCGCTGGAACTGCTCCACTACGAGGTCTCCGCGGCGCAGATAAACCTGCCGCCCGAAGAATATGCCGAAAAGATCACGGAAGAAGACGCAAGACGCGCCGCCGCCCTCAAAATGGACGGCTATCAGGAAAGAGACTAA
- a CDS encoding aspartate aminotransferase family protein translates to MNHAFPRNFKSEYLKAEKGAGIYIFDADGKEYIDGCSGALVSNLGHCVDEVIEAVNQQYKKLEFGHPSRWSFPIVEEAAAAVAEIAPKGLDTVWFVSGGSEAVESALKLARQYFYDRDGIYTSKSLTIGRWNSFHGNTLGTMAVGGAMSRRRIFSPLFKESPKIEATYCYRCPFGLKRESCNTRCAYRLEEEIRRVGPQYISSFIAEPIVGSTVGALVPPDEYWPIVRDICTKYDVLLIADEVMTGCGRTGKGFAVDNWNVVPDIIATAKGLAAGYVPTGGMIASTSIVDTIRNTSGGFMHGHTYNSNPIAAAAVVAVMRYMKEHKVIENVARNGEYLISGVRKIAAENPIIGDVRGKGFMCGVEIVRDKDTKAPFEKGVGAAGVATKECINAGLIIYPSGGMIDGVEGDNFLLAPPLVTTKEEIDLILERLNKGMSAASKKLLK, encoded by the coding sequence ATGAACCATGCTTTTCCGCGTAATTTCAAATCAGAGTATTTAAAGGCAGAAAAGGGCGCCGGGATATATATTTTTGACGCTGACGGCAAGGAGTATATCGATGGATGCAGCGGCGCTCTCGTCTCCAACTTGGGACATTGCGTAGACGAAGTCATTGAGGCGGTCAATCAGCAGTATAAAAAACTTGAGTTCGGACATCCCTCGCGCTGGTCGTTCCCAATCGTGGAAGAGGCGGCTGCCGCCGTTGCGGAGATCGCCCCAAAGGGTCTGGACACAGTATGGTTTGTCAGCGGCGGAAGCGAAGCCGTTGAGTCGGCGCTGAAGCTTGCGAGGCAGTATTTCTACGACAGAGACGGGATTTATACGAGTAAATCTTTGACGATAGGCCGCTGGAATTCTTTCCATGGGAATACCCTGGGCACGATGGCTGTCGGAGGGGCGATGTCCAGACGCAGGATATTCTCTCCGCTGTTTAAGGAATCTCCCAAAATAGAGGCGACATATTGTTACAGGTGCCCGTTTGGGTTAAAACGGGAATCATGCAATACGCGCTGCGCATACAGGCTTGAAGAGGAGATAAGACGCGTAGGGCCGCAGTATATATCCTCATTTATCGCCGAACCGATCGTTGGTTCAACTGTCGGCGCATTGGTACCGCCAGATGAGTATTGGCCGATAGTCCGCGATATATGTACCAAATATGATGTTCTTTTAATTGCCGATGAAGTCATGACAGGATGCGGCAGGACGGGAAAAGGTTTTGCCGTTGATAACTGGAACGTTGTCCCCGATATAATTGCCACGGCGAAGGGGCTGGCGGCCGGTTATGTTCCTACCGGAGGTATGATCGCGAGCACCAGTATCGTGGATACGATACGTAATACAAGCGGCGGGTTCATGCACGGCCATACCTATAACAGCAATCCGATAGCGGCAGCGGCGGTAGTTGCGGTCATGAGGTATATGAAAGAACATAAGGTTATCGAGAATGTTGCGAGGAACGGAGAATATCTGATCTCCGGAGTTCGTAAGATCGCAGCGGAGAATCCAATCATCGGCGACGTTCGAGGCAAAGGGTTTATGTGCGGTGTTGAAATAGTCAGAGACAAGGACACTAAAGCGCCATTTGAAAAGGGCGTTGGCGCCGCGGGAGTGGCCACAAAAGAATGTATAAACGCAGGTCTGATAATCTATCCCTCCGGCGGGATGATCGACGGTGTGGAAGGAGACAACTTCCTTCTCGCGCCGCCGCTTGTTACAACGAAAGAGGAGATAGATCTGATTCTAGAAAGATTAAACAAAGGTATGTCAGCCGCTTCAAAGAAACTTTTGAAATAA
- a CDS encoding TRAP transporter permease — protein MSFDTKSFNATENEAAAEKMLEKFDKESTFRKLAGKWNIFISLLCVAFSVFQTYTAAFGVFPAQIQRSIHLAFALSLGFLLYPVTSKKSRSKMDPIDVILALISAAACLYITVYYHDIMMQGGMATIHDVVLGSVLVLLVLEATRRVVGAPMTVVAVLFLIYAKVGPYIPGFMGHRGFSVERIISHMYISTEGIFGLPLGVSATFVFMFVLFGAFLQKSGLGKFFIDLSLILAGHRVGGPAKVSVFGSCLFGTISGSSVANTVTTGVFTIPLMKKIGYPAAFAGGVEAAASTGGQIMPPIMGAAAFIMAQFLGIAYVKIAVAATLPAILYYTGVWVMVHMEGKRLGLKGIPREDLPDLKQTLAEGAHLFLPIVIIVYLLLKGYTPMTSALISIISTVAVAMLRKNTRFTRKTLFDALETGARSMIGVAIACGCAGIIIGVVTLSGMGLKIANGIIYLAHGMLLPTLLLTMCASMILGMGLPTTAKYIILATMAAPAIQQFGVPDIAAHLFILYFGIMADITPPVALAAFAASGIAGSHPMKTGVNAVKIALAGFIVPYAFVYNPELLFIGDPPKLLVCRFVITAILGTFSLACAASGYWKRDLKLVERVMLFVSSFCLIDPKGFTDAAGLGLLVAVYLSQKFFSNDRARIDIEKEGA, from the coding sequence ATGAGCTTTGATACAAAGAGCTTTAACGCTACGGAAAATGAAGCAGCAGCAGAAAAAATGCTCGAAAAGTTCGATAAAGAATCTACCTTTAGAAAACTTGCGGGGAAGTGGAACATTTTTATATCGCTGCTATGCGTAGCCTTCTCGGTTTTCCAGACCTATACGGCCGCGTTTGGCGTATTTCCCGCCCAGATACAACGCTCCATACATCTTGCATTTGCTCTGTCTCTGGGGTTTTTACTCTATCCGGTAACGTCCAAGAAATCACGCTCAAAAATGGATCCGATAGATGTTATTTTAGCTTTAATCAGCGCAGCCGCCTGCCTTTATATCACGGTATACTACCACGATATTATGATGCAGGGTGGTATGGCGACGATCCATGATGTCGTCCTGGGGAGTGTTCTTGTCCTACTCGTATTGGAGGCGACAAGAAGGGTAGTCGGGGCACCTATGACGGTCGTGGCGGTGTTGTTTCTGATCTATGCAAAGGTGGGGCCGTATATTCCAGGTTTCATGGGACACCGCGGTTTTTCTGTGGAAAGAATCATAAGTCATATGTATATCTCCACGGAAGGTATTTTCGGATTGCCTCTTGGTGTTTCCGCAACCTTTGTTTTTATGTTCGTCCTTTTCGGGGCGTTTTTACAAAAATCAGGGTTGGGGAAATTTTTCATAGACCTTTCTCTCATATTGGCAGGACATAGAGTTGGGGGCCCGGCAAAGGTCTCTGTTTTTGGGAGCTGCCTCTTCGGGACCATATCTGGAAGCTCCGTGGCAAATACAGTTACGACCGGTGTCTTTACGATCCCGCTGATGAAAAAAATCGGTTATCCGGCGGCGTTTGCCGGCGGTGTGGAGGCGGCAGCCTCTACAGGAGGCCAGATAATGCCGCCGATAATGGGTGCGGCGGCATTCATCATGGCGCAGTTCCTGGGGATAGCATACGTGAAGATCGCCGTTGCGGCGACGCTGCCTGCCATTCTCTATTATACGGGTGTTTGGGTGATGGTCCATATGGAGGGTAAACGGCTGGGATTGAAGGGGATACCTAGAGAAGATCTGCCAGACCTTAAGCAGACTTTGGCGGAGGGGGCCCATCTGTTTCTCCCAATAGTCATTATTGTGTATCTCCTTCTGAAAGGTTATACACCAATGACCTCCGCGCTGATCAGTATAATCTCCACGGTTGCGGTAGCGATGCTTAGGAAGAATACCCGGTTTACCAGGAAAACTTTGTTTGACGCTCTTGAGACGGGAGCTAGGTCTATGATCGGTGTCGCTATCGCCTGCGGCTGTGCCGGAATAATAATAGGCGTGGTTACGCTGAGTGGTATGGGGCTGAAGATCGCTAACGGCATAATATATCTGGCGCACGGCATGCTGCTGCCCACGCTGTTGCTGACGATGTGCGCTTCGATGATATTAGGGATGGGGCTTCCGACAACAGCGAAGTATATCATCCTGGCTACCATGGCCGCTCCTGCCATCCAACAATTTGGCGTACCTGATATTGCCGCTCATCTGTTCATTCTCTACTTTGGAATAATGGCGGATATCACCCCGCCGGTGGCGCTGGCGGCCTTTGCCGCTTCCGGCATCGCAGGTTCGCATCCGATGAAGACGGGAGTTAACGCCGTTAAGATTGCCCTGGCCGGATTTATCGTACCGTACGCATTTGTATATAATCCGGAACTGCTTTTTATTGGAGATCCTCCTAAGCTGCTTGTCTGCCGGTTTGTCATCACGGCTATTTTAGGAACGTTCTCACTTGCCTGCGCGGCTTCCGGATATTGGAAACGGGATCTAAAACTGGTGGAGCGTGTGATGCTGTTTGTCTCGTCGTTCTGTCTCATAGACCCAAAGGGCTTTACCGATGCTGCGGGACTGGGACTCTTAGTAGCGGTTTATCTGTCACAAAAGTTTTTTTCGAATGACAGAGCACGTATTGATATTGAGAAAGAGGGAGCGTAA
- a CDS encoding TAXI family TRAP transporter solute-binding subunit translates to MFNRKMKMGFLSFVVFSLLLATVMTANAKELSMGTGGTAGTFFPLGGAIANTINKHSKGINVTVQTTDGSVNNAHLLGKGDIDVALIQTDITYYAYNGMEMFKNKYPNLTAICRVYPDTTHIIAKGDGSIKSISDLKGRSVSVGAPGSGNEVTLRQILGTAGITYKDLKPFYLSFSESSEHFKDGHIDAFHTNSSVPAAIVHDLNSLNRVTLLPVGGKLREDIVKEYPFYTPVTIPANTYKYQTAPYETVAVQALLIVDSKLPEDIVYGMTKALFENLDEVKTAHSAAKGMSLKTALDGVAIPLHPGAKRYFMEKGVLK, encoded by the coding sequence ATGTTTAACAGAAAAATGAAGATGGGTTTTCTAAGTTTCGTGGTATTCAGCCTTCTCCTCGCGACAGTTATGACGGCCAATGCAAAAGAGTTAAGCATGGGCACAGGGGGTACGGCGGGGACATTTTTCCCTCTTGGAGGGGCGATCGCGAATACGATCAATAAACATTCAAAAGGGATAAATGTAACCGTGCAGACGACGGATGGTTCCGTTAACAACGCCCATCTTCTTGGAAAGGGCGACATTGACGTTGCCCTCATACAAACCGACATCACATACTATGCGTATAATGGTATGGAGATGTTTAAGAACAAGTATCCCAATTTGACGGCAATTTGCAGAGTATATCCCGATACGACCCACATAATCGCCAAAGGAGACGGCAGTATAAAAAGCATTTCCGACCTGAAAGGAAGATCCGTCTCCGTCGGTGCGCCAGGCAGCGGCAATGAAGTTACCCTGCGGCAGATACTGGGTACGGCTGGCATTACATATAAGGATTTAAAGCCGTTTTACCTCTCCTTCAGCGAATCCTCAGAGCACTTTAAGGATGGCCATATTGACGCGTTTCATACAAACTCAAGCGTGCCGGCGGCAATCGTCCATGATTTGAATTCTTTGAACAGGGTGACGCTCCTTCCCGTTGGAGGAAAGCTGAGAGAAGATATAGTAAAAGAATATCCCTTCTATACGCCTGTGACCATCCCCGCCAATACATACAAATATCAGACTGCCCCGTATGAGACGGTGGCTGTTCAGGCACTGCTGATAGTTGATTCAAAATTACCTGAGGATATTGTCTACGGGATGACAAAAGCACTTTTTGAGAATCTTGACGAGGTTAAAACAGCGCATTCCGCCGCCAAAGGAATGTCATTGAAGACAGCGTTGGATGGCGTGGCAATTCCTCTGCATCCAGGTGCAAAAAGGTATTTTATGGAAAAAGGTGTTTTGAAATAA